The DNA window ATGCACGAGGTGCAGAAGTACGCCACGCTGTCGAACCATGGCTACCTGGGCTATGCCGTCATCGTCAACAAGAAGTTCTGGGATGGTTTGCCGGCCGATATCCGCACCGCGCTCGAAGGGGCGATGCGCGAGGCCACCACATATGAAAAGGCGATTGCCCAGCGCGACAACGACATGGCACTGGATGCGATGAAGAAATCCGGCCGCACCCAGTTCGTCACCCTCACCGCGCAACAGCAGACCGCGTGGAAGAACGCGTTGCTGCCCGTGCACAAGCAGATGCAAAGCCGCATCGGCGCTGACCTCGTCAACGCGATCGCGAAGGAAAGCGCGAAGTAATGCGCCGTGGGGCGGCGTCCTGCCGCCCCGTTGTTCCTGACGTACCGGCCGCCCGGCCGGCTCCCGAAAGTCACCCATGAAATTCCTGGACCACCTGGAAGAGTGGCTCATTGCGTCCCTGATGGGCGCGGCCACCTTCATCATCTTCGTGGCGGTGGTGCACCGCTACCTCTCCGGCTTGCCGATTCCCTGGCTGCAGGACGAACTCATCCAGATCAACACGAGCTGGGCGCAGGAGCTGTGCATCTACATGTTCGTGTGGATGGCCAAGTTCGGCGCGGCGTACGGCGTGCGCACCGGCATCCACGTCGGTATCGACGTCGTCATCAACCGCCTGTCCGCGCCGTGGCGCAACAAGTTCATCGTGTTCGGCCTGCTGGCCGGTGCGCTGTTTACCGGCATCGTCGGCGCACTGGGCGCGTCGTTCGTGTGGGACATCGGCCACACCGACCAGACGTCGCCCGATCTCGAGGTGCCGATGTGGCTCGTCTACCTGGCGGTGCCGGCCGGTTCCTGGCTGATGTGCTTCCGCTTCCTGCAGGTGATGGTGCATTTCGTGCGCACGGGCGACTTGCCGAAACACGACCATGCCCATGTCGAAGGCCTCGATGACGAACTGGGAGCCAAGGCATGAACGCGCTGATCATCTTCACGCTGTTGCTGGTATTGATGCTGACAGGCATGCCCATCTCGATCTCGCTGGGCCTGACAGTGCTGACGTTCCTCTTCACGATGACGGAAGTACCGATCGAGGCGGTGGCGCTGAAACTGTTCACCGGTATCGAAAAGTTCGAGATCATGGCGATCCCGTTCTTCATCCTGGCCGGCAATTTCCTCACGCATGGCGGTGTGGCGCGGCGCATGATCAACTTCGCCACGTCGATGGTCGGGCACTGGCACGGCGGGCTGGCGCTGGCCGGCGTGCTGGCATGCGCGCTGTTCGCGGCCGTGTCCGGCTCCAGCCCGGCCACCGTGGTGGCGATCGGTTCGATCATCCTGCCGGCGATGGTGAAGCAGGGCTTCCCGAAGCGCTTCGGTGCCGGCGTGATCACCACCTCGGGCGCGCTGGGCATCCTCATCCCGCCATCGATCGTGATGGTGATGTATTCGGTCACGACGAACACATCGGTGGGTGCGCTGTTCATGGCCGGCGTGGTGCCGGGCATCATGCTGGCCTTCCTGCTGGGGCTGACGACGTGGGTGCTGGCCAGGAAGCGCGGCTATCCGCGCATGCGCAAGGCGACGTGGGGCGAGCGGCTGGCGGCGTTTCGCAAGAGTGCATGGGGGCTGCTGCTGATCCTGATCGTCATGGGCGGCATCTACACGGGCCTCTTTACCCCAACCGAAGCGGCGGCGATGGCGGCCGTGTACGCATTCATCATCGCCGTGTTCGTCTACAAGGATCTGAAACTGCGCCAGGTCGGCAAGGTGCTGCTCGACTCGGCGTCGATGTCGGCGATGCTGCTGTACATCATCACGAATGCCGTGCTGTTCTCGTTCCTGATGACGAGCGAAAACATTCCACAGGAAATGGCGGCCTGGCTGACGGCACAGGGATTGGGGCCGGTGGCGTTCCTGCTAGTGGTCAACCTGATCCTGCTGGCGGCGGGCAACTTCATGGAACCGTCGTCGATCGTGCTGATCATGGCGCCAATCCTGTTCCCGGTCGCGGTGGCGCTGGGTATCAATCCGATCCATTTCGGCATCCTGATCGTGGTCAACATGGAAGTGGGAATGTGCCATCCGCCGGTGGGGTTGAACCTGTACGTGGCCTCCGGCATCACGAAGATGGGCATTTCGGAGCTGACCGTGGCCGTCATGCCATGGCTGCTCACCATGCTGGCTTTCCTGATGCTGGTGACATTCGTGCCAGAAATTTCGCTATGGCTGCCACGGCTGGTCTATGGGCAAGTGTGACCTGCCTACCAAACTTCCGGAAACATTGCCATAGTTAATTTATGTTCAAACCAAATATTTTCTTGCCACAAAAAAACAGGAGAAATGCGCGTTTGGATCAGTTATGATCGCTCCTGTTTGGTGCAGCACATAACGATATGCACCAAGGTAGCAAGGAATACGTGAGTTAGTGGGGAGTGGTAATAAAAACAGCATGCCGGAGACGGCGATAAATCGAGGAGACACGCGGTTCACAGTATGTTGTTGGCATCACTGCTGAAGGCGGCCAAAAGCCAGCCGCGGCGGGACCAAACAACCGGAATCGCGCCAAAGCAATACTTAAAACGCACCGGCTGGTGCGTTTTTTTTCGCCCGTGCAATCCAGGTCGCCGGAACGCGGCAGCGTGCCGCAACACAGTGCATGGGCGCTGCCACCAGCACCGCATCTGGTCCTGGTGGCCTGGTTCGTGTAGCATGTTTGCCACAGTAGTCAGGAGTTAATTGTGACGCAAATACAACAAGCTGGCGAGCTGTTCGCTGCGATCGTTTCCACGCCCTTCGGGGCGCTCGGCATCCGCACCGGCGGCGCCATCGTCAGCGAACTGGTTTACCTGCCGGCCAGCTTTGCCGCGAAGGCGCCGACCGATGGCCTGGCCGAGCGCGTCGCACGGCAGGTGGAGCGTTATTGCCTGGACCCCGATTTCACGTTCGACCTGCCGCTGGCGCAGGTGGGCAGTCCGTTCCAGCGCAAGGTGTGGGAAGCGATCCAGGCGATTCCGCGCGGCGAGGTGCGCACGTATGGCGAGATCGCCCGGTTCGTCGGCTCGATGCCGCGCGCGGTGGGCCAGGCATGCGGTGCCAATTATTTTCCCCTGGTGATTCCCTGCCACCGCGTGACGGGCGCGCAGGGCCTGGGCGGCTTTGCCGGCAGCGACGATCGCAACGGCTTTACACTGGACGTCAAGCGCTGGCTGCTGGCACACGAAGGGCATCGCGAGTACGCATGGCAGCAAACGACCCTGCTCTGATCGACGAGTTCTGCGACACGCTGTGGCTGGAAGACGGCCTGTCGAAAAACACGCTGGCGGCCTATCGGCGCGACTTGAAGCTGTTTTCGGCCTGGCTGGCGCAGACGCGCCCGGGCACCGGCTTGCTGGCCGCGCATGCCGGCGACATCGCCGGGTATTTCGCGGCCCGGCACGACGACACCAAGGCCAGCTCGTCCAACCGGCGCCTGTCCGTGTTCAAGCGGTTCTACCAGCAGGCGCTGCGGCGACAGCGCATTGCCGAGGATCCCTGTTTGAAACTGGCATCGGCAAAGCAGCCGGCGCGGTTCGTCCATACCCTGTCGGAAAGTCACGTGGAAGCGCTGCTCGCGGCGCCCGACGTGCGCGAGCCGCTGGGCATCCGCGACCGCACGATGCTGGAACTGATGTACGCGAGCGGGCTGCGCGTCTCGGAACTGGTGGCGCTGAAGGTCACTGAACTTGGTTTGAATGAAGGCGTGGTGCGGGTGACCGGCAAGGGGG is part of the Pseudoduganella lutea genome and encodes:
- a CDS encoding TRAP transporter small permease produces the protein MKFLDHLEEWLIASLMGAATFIIFVAVVHRYLSGLPIPWLQDELIQINTSWAQELCIYMFVWMAKFGAAYGVRTGIHVGIDVVINRLSAPWRNKFIVFGLLAGALFTGIVGALGASFVWDIGHTDQTSPDLEVPMWLVYLAVPAGSWLMCFRFLQVMVHFVRTGDLPKHDHAHVEGLDDELGAKA
- a CDS encoding TRAP transporter large permease; this encodes MNALIIFTLLLVLMLTGMPISISLGLTVLTFLFTMTEVPIEAVALKLFTGIEKFEIMAIPFFILAGNFLTHGGVARRMINFATSMVGHWHGGLALAGVLACALFAAVSGSSPATVVAIGSIILPAMVKQGFPKRFGAGVITTSGALGILIPPSIVMVMYSVTTNTSVGALFMAGVVPGIMLAFLLGLTTWVLARKRGYPRMRKATWGERLAAFRKSAWGLLLILIVMGGIYTGLFTPTEAAAMAAVYAFIIAVFVYKDLKLRQVGKVLLDSASMSAMLLYIITNAVLFSFLMTSENIPQEMAAWLTAQGLGPVAFLLVVNLILLAAGNFMEPSSIVLIMAPILFPVAVALGINPIHFGILIVVNMEVGMCHPPVGLNLYVASGITKMGISELTVAVMPWLLTMLAFLMLVTFVPEISLWLPRLVYGQV
- a CDS encoding methylated-DNA--[protein]-cysteine S-methyltransferase, whose amino-acid sequence is MTQIQQAGELFAAIVSTPFGALGIRTGGAIVSELVYLPASFAAKAPTDGLAERVARQVERYCLDPDFTFDLPLAQVGSPFQRKVWEAIQAIPRGEVRTYGEIARFVGSMPRAVGQACGANYFPLVIPCHRVTGAQGLGGFAGSDDRNGFTLDVKRWLLAHEGHREYAWQQTTLL
- the xerD gene encoding site-specific tyrosine recombinase XerD; its protein translation is MAANDPALIDEFCDTLWLEDGLSKNTLAAYRRDLKLFSAWLAQTRPGTGLLAAHAGDIAGYFAARHDDTKASSSNRRLSVFKRFYQQALRRQRIAEDPCLKLASAKQPARFVHTLSESHVEALLAAPDVREPLGIRDRTMLELMYASGLRVSELVALKVTELGLNEGVVRVTGKGAKMRLVPFGEAARHWIERYLREARGVILNGQQDDALFVTARGGPMTRQMFWVVVKKCARKADITAPLSPHTLRHAFATHLLNHGADLRVVQLLLGHADISTTQIYTHVARERLKQLHALHHPRG